A stretch of DNA from Alicyclobacillus acidocaldarius subsp. acidocaldarius Tc-4-1:
GGAGTACGACATGCTGGAGCCCGTCCGCGAACTGGCTCGCGCGGGCAAACCCATCTATGGCACGTGCGCCGGGATGATTGTCCTCGCGAAGCGCATCGAGGGGGAGGACACCGTCCACCTCGGGCTGATGGACGTGACCGTGCGCCGCAACTCGTTTGGGCGGCAGCGCGAGTCGTTTGAGGCCGAGATCGACATCCCGGCCATTGGCGCGCCCCCATTTCCCGCCGTGTTCATTCGCGCGCCGCACATCGTGTCCGTGGGCGAGGGCGTGGAGGTCCTCGCGACGTACGAGGATCGCATCGTGGCCGTGCGGGAGGGTAATCTCCTCGCCACGTCGTTCCATCCGGAGCTCACGGACGACTACCGCCTGCACCAGTATTTCTTGAACATGGCGCAGGCGCCGGTGGCACATTGACTCGAGCGCGAGGTGTGACATGTTAGATATCCGAGCCATTCGGCAACAACCCGACGTGTTTAAAGCGAAGTTGAAGCGGAAGAAGGTCGATCCGGCCGAGATCGACCGGCTGCTCGAGGCGGACGCCAAGTGGCGCGACGCGCTCGCCGAGGTGGAGCGCCTCAAAGCGCTGCGCAACCAGACGTCTGAGCAGATTGCGCGCAAGAAGCGGCAGGGGGAGGACGCGAGCGAGGACATCGCGCGGATGCGCGAAGTATCGGACCGGATTCAGGCGCTGGACGACGAGGTGCGCGAATGGGAGCGGCAGGTGCGGGATCTGCTGCTCGCGCTGCCGAACGTGCCGCACGACTCGGTGCCGGACGGCGAGTCGGAGGACGACAACCCGGTCATCAAGACGTGGGGAGAAATTCCA
This window harbors:
- the pdxT gene encoding pyridoxal 5'-phosphate synthase glutaminase subunit PdxT; translated protein: MRIAVIAVQGAFREHIAALRSLGVEAYEAKWARDLEGADGVIIPGGESTAIGKLMREYDMLEPVRELARAGKPIYGTCAGMIVLAKRIEGEDTVHLGLMDVTVRRNSFGRQRESFEAEIDIPAIGAPPFPAVFIRAPHIVSVGEGVEVLATYEDRIVAVREGNLLATSFHPELTDDYRLHQYFLNMAQAPVAH